In a single window of the Mustela nigripes isolate SB6536 chromosome 17, MUSNIG.SB6536, whole genome shotgun sequence genome:
- the MC1R gene encoding melanocyte-stimulating hormone receptor, translating to MSAQAPQRRLLGSLNSTPPATPPLRPPTNQTGPQCLEVSVPDGLFLSLGLVSVLENVLVVATIAKNRNLHSPMYYFICCLAVSDLLVSVSNMLKMAVLLLLEAGALAAPATMAQQLDDAIDVLVCGAMVSSLCFLGAIAVDRYISIFYALRYHSIVTLARAWRVISAIWLASMLAGALFIAYDNHVAVLLCLLSFFVAMLVLMVGLYVHMLAQACQHARHIARLHKRQRPARQGFSLKGTATLTVLLGIFFLCWGPFFLHLSLMVLCPQHPICGCVFKNFNLFLTLIICNSIVDPLIYAFRSQELRKTLQEAVLCSW from the coding sequence ATGTCTGCGCAGGCCCCCCAGAGGAGGCTGCTAGGCTCCCTTAACTCCACACCCCCAGCCACCCCTCCGCTCAGGCCGCCTACCAACCAGACAGGGCCCCAGTGCCTGGAGGTGTCCGTTCCCGACGGGCTCTTCCTCAGCCTGGGGCTGGTGAGTGTGCTGGAGAACGTGCTGGTGGTGGCCACCATCGCCAAGAACCGCAACCTGCACTCGCCCATGTATTACTTCATCTGCTGCCTGGCTGTGTCCGACCTGCTGGTGAGCGTCAGCAACATGCTGAAGATGGccgtgctgctgctgctggaggcaGGCGCCCTGGCCGCCCCGGCCACCATGGCGCAGCAGCTGGACGATGCCATTGACGTGCTCGTGTGCGGTGCCATGGTGTCCAGCCTCTGCTTCCTGGGCGCCATCGCTGTGGACCGCTACATCTCCATCTTCTACGCGCTGCGCTACCACAGCATCGTCACGCTGGCCCGCGCCTGGCGCGTCATCTCCGCCATCTGGCTGGCCAGCATGCTCGCCGGCGCGCTCTTCATCGCCTATGACAACCACGTGGCTGTGCTGCTTTGCCTCCTCAGCTTCTTCGTGGCCATGCTGGTGCTCATGGTGGGGCTGTATGTGCACATGCTGGCCCAGGCCTGCCAGCATGCCCGCCACATCGCCCGGCTGCACAAGAGGCAGCGCCCTGCCCGCCAGGGCTTCAGCCTCAAAGGCACCGCCACGCTCACGGTCCTGCTGGGCATCTTCTTCCTCTGCTGGGGCCCCTTCTTCCTGCACCTCTCGCTAATGGTCCTCTGCCCTCAACACCCCATCTGTGGTTGCGTCTTCAAGAATTTCAACCTCTTCCTCACTCTCATCATCTGCAACTCCATCGTCGACCCCCTCATCTATGCCTTCCGCAGTCAGGAGCTCCGAAAGACACTGCAGGAGGCGGTGCTGTGCTCCTGGTGA